The proteins below come from a single Alligator mississippiensis isolate rAllMis1 chromosome 2, rAllMis1, whole genome shotgun sequence genomic window:
- the LOC102569293 gene encoding glycine N-acyltransferase-like protein 3 isoform X2, translating to MRLLLRHWVLGAVMNISRGNPAGHEVLVDSWPNFKAVLTRPRKEVVTDDSDFYANMYSAFYRDLGAYRALLSSPGAINWAQTFRIHGLQDSVCEASRDIAKAKGFQVYPSTYLVYLLPSSSTVPDVRLDPAMRLSNLDVSHVNLLNETWPYGGNEQSRRYIAMLIRGFPSTCFLDATGCPISWTITDPFGALTHGYTLPEHRGRGYVSALSFILAQQIRTQGYPVYGSVALDNHRMQRLLQFHGFQCRTKLCRIIFHSPVPGKFPAWVLPDF from the exons ATGAGACTGCTCTTGAGACATTGG GTCCTTGGTGCTGTGATGAACATCAGCCGTGGGAATCCAGCTGGCCATGAGGTGTTGGTGGATTCGTGGCCCAACTTCAAAGCTGTCCTCACCCGGCCACGCAAGGAG GTGGTGACGGATGACTCTGATTTCTATGCTAACATGTACTCAGCCTTCTACCGGGACCTGGGTGCCTACCGGGCACTGCTGAGCAGCCCAGGGGCCATCAACTGGGCCCAGACCTTCCGCATACATG GGCTCCAGGACAGCGTGTGTGAAGCCTCCAGGGACATTGCCAAGGCCAAGGGCTTCCAGGTGTACCCATCCACTTACTTGGTGTATCTCCTGCCAAGCTCCAGCACTGTACCTGATGTCAG GCTGGACCCTGCCATGAGGCTCTCAAACCTGGATGTCTCCCATGTCAATCTGCTGAATGAGACATGGCCCTATGGAGGGAATGAGCAGAGCCGGCGGTATATAGCCATGCTAATCCGTGGCTTCCCCAGCACCTGCTTCCTGGATGCCACAGGCTGCCCCATCAGCTGGACAATCACTGATCCTTTTGGTGCCCTGACACATGGCTACACCCTGCCCGAGCACCGTGGCCGTGGCTATGTCAGTGCTTTGTCCTTTATCTTGGCCCAACAGATTCGGACACAGGGTTACCCTGTCTATGGCAGTGTGGCATTGGACAACCACCGCATGCAGAGACTGCTGCAGTTCCATGGCTTCCAGTGCCGGACTAAGCTGTGCCGTATCATCTTCCACAGCCCGGTGCCAGGCAAGTTTCCTGCCTGGGTTCTTCCAGACTTTTAG
- the LOC102569061 gene encoding glycine N-acyltransferase-like protein 3, which produces MFHSLGSEAAAAPEAEIQRAPAAARPGPPCLPDTPSLLCSPELPQPQDRDSAAERSPVPCPEQPEHWGQAGACTLFAGGHKDPVQLAMLILSCSSKLQLLEGVLQQGLPKTLPVHGSVMNINRGNPSSYEVLVDSWPDFKAVLVRPRKEVVTDKSDVFTNMHAAFYRDLGAYRALLDSPGAINWGHTIYIIGLQDGLYEASRDVAKAKGVQVNWQCYFTFFHPDPSTMPDIWLDPTMKLSSLNASHVDLLNATWAYGGNERSRRYLARLIRSFPSTCLLDATGCPISWNITDQFGTTGHGYTLPEYRSHGYNSIVAIVTSKRLHAQGYPSFGYTSLDNYPMQRLQVSHGFRLLPSLSYFINHHPTPRTVPS; this is translated from the exons ATGTTTCATTCACTGGGatcagaggctgcagcagcccctgagGCAGAGATCCAAAGGGCACCAGCCGCTGCCAGGCCAGGTCCTCCCTGCCTCCCGGACACCCCATCGCTGCTGTGCTctccagagctgccccagcctcaggaCAGAGACTCTGCAGCTGAGCggagccctgtgccctgcccagagcagcctgAGCACTGGGGACAGGCAG GTGCCTGCACCCTCTTTGCTGGAGGCCACAAGGACCCAGTCCAGCTGGCGATGCTGATTCTGAGCTGCTCCtccaagctgcagctgctggagggggtgctgcagcagggcctgcccaagACGCTGCCG GTCCATGGCAGCGTCATGAACATCAACCGTGGGAACCCAAGTAGCTACGAGGTGCTGGTGGATTCTTGGCCAGACTTCAAAGCTGTCCTTGTCAGGCCACGCAAAGAG GTGGTGACAGACAAGTCCGATGTATTTACTAACATGCACGCAGCCTTCTACCGGGACCTGGGTGCCTACCGGGCTCTGCTGGACAGCCCGGGGGCCATCAACTGGGGCCACACAATCTACATCATAG gGCTTCAGGATGGGCTATACGAGGCCTCCAGGGATGTTGCCAAGGCCAAGGGTGTCCAGGTAAATTGGCAGTGCTACTTCACCTTCTTCCACCCTGACCCCAGCACCATGCCCGACATCTG GCTGGACCCTACCATGAAACTCTCATCCTTGAATGCCTCCCATGTTGATCTGCTGAACGCGACATGGGCCTATGGGGGGAATGAGCGGAGCCGGCGGTACTTGGCCCGCCTGATCCGCAGCTtccccagcacctgcctcctgGATGCAACAGGCTGCCCTATCAGCTGGAACATCACTGACCAATTCGGCACCACGGGCCATGGCTACACCCTACCCGAGTACCGCAGCCATGGCTACAATAGCATTGTGGCCATTGTCACGTCCAAGCGGCTGCATGCACAGGGCTACCCCAGTTTTGGCTACACCAGTCTGGACAACTACCCCATGCAAAGGCTGCAGGTGAGCCATGGGTTCCGGCTCCTGCCCAGCCTGTCCTACTTCATCAACCATCATCCAACACCACGCACAGTTCCCTCCTGA
- the LOC102569293 gene encoding glycine N-acyltransferase-like protein 3 isoform X1, with translation MLILSCSSKLQLLEGVLRQSLPETLPVLGAVMNISRGNPAGHEVLVDSWPNFKAVLTRPRKEVVTDDSDFYANMYSAFYRDLGAYRALLSSPGAINWAQTFRIHGLQDSVCEASRDIAKAKGFQVYPSTYLVYLLPSSSTVPDVRLDPAMRLSNLDVSHVNLLNETWPYGGNEQSRRYIAMLIRGFPSTCFLDATGCPISWTITDPFGALTHGYTLPEHRGRGYVSALSFILAQQIRTQGYPVYGSVALDNHRMQRLLQFHGFQCRTKLCRIIFHSPVPGKFPAWVLPDF, from the exons ATGCTGATCCTGAGCTGTTCCtccaagctgcagctgctggagggagTGCTGCGGCAGAGCCTGCCTGAGACACTGCCG GTCCTTGGTGCTGTGATGAACATCAGCCGTGGGAATCCAGCTGGCCATGAGGTGTTGGTGGATTCGTGGCCCAACTTCAAAGCTGTCCTCACCCGGCCACGCAAGGAG GTGGTGACGGATGACTCTGATTTCTATGCTAACATGTACTCAGCCTTCTACCGGGACCTGGGTGCCTACCGGGCACTGCTGAGCAGCCCAGGGGCCATCAACTGGGCCCAGACCTTCCGCATACATG GGCTCCAGGACAGCGTGTGTGAAGCCTCCAGGGACATTGCCAAGGCCAAGGGCTTCCAGGTGTACCCATCCACTTACTTGGTGTATCTCCTGCCAAGCTCCAGCACTGTACCTGATGTCAG GCTGGACCCTGCCATGAGGCTCTCAAACCTGGATGTCTCCCATGTCAATCTGCTGAATGAGACATGGCCCTATGGAGGGAATGAGCAGAGCCGGCGGTATATAGCCATGCTAATCCGTGGCTTCCCCAGCACCTGCTTCCTGGATGCCACAGGCTGCCCCATCAGCTGGACAATCACTGATCCTTTTGGTGCCCTGACACATGGCTACACCCTGCCCGAGCACCGTGGCCGTGGCTATGTCAGTGCTTTGTCCTTTATCTTGGCCCAACAGATTCGGACACAGGGTTACCCTGTCTATGGCAGTGTGGCATTGGACAACCACCGCATGCAGAGACTGCTGCAGTTCCATGGCTTCCAGTGCCGGACTAAGCTGTGCCGTATCATCTTCCACAGCCCGGTGCCAGGCAAGTTTCCTGCCTGGGTTCTTCCAGACTTTTAG
- the CLCF1 gene encoding cardiotrophin-like cytokine factor 1 isoform X1: MPPAGHVRAGHLEAFPLPVVTAWPELMVVFPAGDSWGIFAFLCAALWNLPAVPALNNTDEAGAGQSIQKTYDLTRYLEHQLRTLAGTYLNYLGPPFNEPDFNPPRMTRAEMVPSATVDFELWRSLNDNARLAANYRAYTHLLCYLRGMDGQVAKADLRKSLGHFCSSLQGLVVSIAGVMSSLGYPLPGSLGSTDPAWAHGPGPISPHNDFLKKMDDFWLLKELQTWLWRSAKDFNRLKKKVPPAAVTLRLEAQGF, encoded by the exons TCCCACTACCTGTTGTCACTGCCTGGCCTGAGCTCATGGTTGTGTTTCCCGCAGGAGATTCTTGGGGGATCTTTGCCTTCCTGTGTGCTGCGCTCTGGAACCTGCCTGCGGTCCCTGCCCTCAACAACACAGAcgaggcaggtgctggccagtCCATCCAGAAGACATACGACCTCACCAGGTACCTGGAACACCAGCTTCGCACGCTTGCCGGCACCTAT TTGAATTACCTCGGGCCGCCCTTCAATGAGCCGGACTTCAACCCTCCCCGGATGACAAGGGCCGAGATGGTGCCCAGTGCAACGGTGGACTTTGAGCTGTGGCGCAGTCTGAATGACAATGCCCGGCTGGCAGCTAACTACAGGGCCTACACACACTTGTTATGCTACCTGCGTGGCATGGATGGGCAGGTGGCCAAGGCTGACCTGCGCAAAAGCCTGGGCCACTtctgctccagcctgcaggggctaGTGGTGAGCATCGCAGGTGTCATGTCCTCACTAGGCTATCCGCTGCCTGGCTCACTGGGCAGTACTGACCCTGCCTGGGCCCACGGGCCGGGGCCTATCAGCCCGCACAACGACTTCCTCAAGAAGATGGATGACTTCTGGCTGCTCAAGGAGCTGCAAACCTGGCTGTGGCGCTCAGCCAAGGACTTCAACCGCCTCAAAAAGAAGGTGCCCCCTGCTGCCGTCACGCTGCGCCTCGAGGCACAGGGCTTCTGA
- the LOC102569293 gene encoding glycine N-acyltransferase-like protein 3 isoform X4, which yields MLILSCSSKLQLLEGVLRQSLPETLPVLGAVMNISRGNPAGHEVLVDSWPNFKAVLTRPRKEVVTDDSDFYANMYSAFYRDLGAYRALLSSPGAINWAQTFRIHGLQDSVCEASRDIAKAKGFQVYPSTYLVYLLPSSSTVPDVRFGHRVTLSMAVWHWTTTACRDCCSSMASSAGLSCAVSSSTARCQASFLPGFFQTFSWMPFLDSLLGLVPACTPSHSPWTGAEGCQHGWARPGLT from the exons ATGCTGATCCTGAGCTGTTCCtccaagctgcagctgctggagggagTGCTGCGGCAGAGCCTGCCTGAGACACTGCCG GTCCTTGGTGCTGTGATGAACATCAGCCGTGGGAATCCAGCTGGCCATGAGGTGTTGGTGGATTCGTGGCCCAACTTCAAAGCTGTCCTCACCCGGCCACGCAAGGAG GTGGTGACGGATGACTCTGATTTCTATGCTAACATGTACTCAGCCTTCTACCGGGACCTGGGTGCCTACCGGGCACTGCTGAGCAGCCCAGGGGCCATCAACTGGGCCCAGACCTTCCGCATACATG GGCTCCAGGACAGCGTGTGTGAAGCCTCCAGGGACATTGCCAAGGCCAAGGGCTTCCAGGTGTACCCATCCACTTACTTGGTGTATCTCCTGCCAAGCTCCAGCACTGTACCTGATGTCAG ATTCGGACACAGGGTTACCCTGTCTATGGCAGTGTGGCATTGGACAACCACCGCATGCAGAGACTGCTGCAGTTCCATGGCTTCCAGTGCCGGACTAAGCTGTGCCGTATCATCTTCCACAGCCCGGTGCCAGGCAAGTTTCCTGCCTGGGTTCTTCCAGACTTTTAGCTGGATGCCATTCCTGGATTCACTGCTGGGCCTGGTCCCAGCCTGTACCCCTAGTCATTCCCCATGGACTGGTGCTGAgggctgccagcatggctgggcaaGGCCAGGGCTCACCTAA
- the POLD4 gene encoding DNA polymerase delta subunit 4, protein MRSKRLIPDAFPAVKRPRRDCAAKAPGAGPAEEPRAAPAPAPLDLLKRFDLSPEYGPCTGITRLQRWERAAALGLSPPDAVREALLQHGEDPRVTYSLWHEYPL, encoded by the exons ATGCGCAGCAAGCGGCTCATCCCCGATGCCTTCCCGGCCGTGAAGAGGCCGCGGCGGGACTGCGCAGCCAAGGCCCCGGGGGCAGGGCCCGCCGAGGAGCCCcgcgccgccccggccccggccccactcGACCTGCTCAAGCGCTTCGACCTCAGCCCCGAGTACGGGCCCTGCACCG GGATCACGCGCctgcagcgctgggagcgggCGGCGGCGCTGGGCCTGAGCCCCCCGGACGCGGTGCGAGAGGCGCTGCTGCAGCACGGCGAGGACCCCCGCGTCACCTACAG
- the LOC102569293 gene encoding glycine N-acyltransferase-like protein 3 isoform X3 — protein sequence MNISRGNPAGHEVLVDSWPNFKAVLTRPRKEVVTDDSDFYANMYSAFYRDLGAYRALLSSPGAINWAQTFRIHGLQDSVCEASRDIAKAKGFQVYPSTYLVYLLPSSSTVPDVRLDPAMRLSNLDVSHVNLLNETWPYGGNEQSRRYIAMLIRGFPSTCFLDATGCPISWTITDPFGALTHGYTLPEHRGRGYVSALSFILAQQIRTQGYPVYGSVALDNHRMQRLLQFHGFQCRTKLCRIIFHSPVPGKFPAWVLPDF from the exons ATGAACATCAGCCGTGGGAATCCAGCTGGCCATGAGGTGTTGGTGGATTCGTGGCCCAACTTCAAAGCTGTCCTCACCCGGCCACGCAAGGAG GTGGTGACGGATGACTCTGATTTCTATGCTAACATGTACTCAGCCTTCTACCGGGACCTGGGTGCCTACCGGGCACTGCTGAGCAGCCCAGGGGCCATCAACTGGGCCCAGACCTTCCGCATACATG GGCTCCAGGACAGCGTGTGTGAAGCCTCCAGGGACATTGCCAAGGCCAAGGGCTTCCAGGTGTACCCATCCACTTACTTGGTGTATCTCCTGCCAAGCTCCAGCACTGTACCTGATGTCAG GCTGGACCCTGCCATGAGGCTCTCAAACCTGGATGTCTCCCATGTCAATCTGCTGAATGAGACATGGCCCTATGGAGGGAATGAGCAGAGCCGGCGGTATATAGCCATGCTAATCCGTGGCTTCCCCAGCACCTGCTTCCTGGATGCCACAGGCTGCCCCATCAGCTGGACAATCACTGATCCTTTTGGTGCCCTGACACATGGCTACACCCTGCCCGAGCACCGTGGCCGTGGCTATGTCAGTGCTTTGTCCTTTATCTTGGCCCAACAGATTCGGACACAGGGTTACCCTGTCTATGGCAGTGTGGCATTGGACAACCACCGCATGCAGAGACTGCTGCAGTTCCATGGCTTCCAGTGCCGGACTAAGCTGTGCCGTATCATCTTCCACAGCCCGGTGCCAGGCAAGTTTCCTGCCTGGGTTCTTCCAGACTTTTAG
- the LOC106737731 gene encoding glycine-N-acyltransferase-like protein 3 — MLILRCSSKLRLLEGALRRGLPETLPVHGAVMNINRGNPAGNEVLVDSWPEFKVVLSRPRREVVSDPGDYYTNQHAAFCREDGAWQALLETTDAVDWSRAFQLNSFQNGVYKAIRDMAKAKGIHLDLFQYLMLLHPDPPAMPHFWLEEGLTLAPVSPAHAALLNDAWDFGGNLWSLRYLEMLIRCFPSACLLGPDGHPVSWTLTDPLACLSHGYTLPAYRGQRCQGVVLGALVGQLHAQGFPAFCGVLPENKPSLRALHGLGFCNQPGVLYLMVLKPDPTLASGH; from the exons ATGCTGATCCTTAGATGCTCCTCCAAGCTGCGGCTGCTGGAaggggcattgcggcggggactGCCTGAGACACTACCG GTCCACGGTGCCGTGATGAACATCAATCGTGGGAACCCGGCTGGCAATGAGGTGTTGGTGGATTCGTGGCCGGAGTTCAAGGTTGTGCTCTCGCGGCCACGCAGAGAG gtGGTATCTGACCCTGGTGACTACTACACCAACCAGCATGCGGCCTTCTGCCGGgaagatggggcctggcaggcacTGCTAGAGACCACTGATGCGGTGGACTGGAGCCGGGCCTTCCAGCTGAACA GCTTCCAGAATGGGGTGTACAAGGCCATCAGGGACATGGCCAAGGCCAAGGGCATCCACCTAGATTTGTTTCAGTACCTGATGCTGCTGCACCCAGACCCACCCGCCATGCCACACTTCTG gctggaggaggggctgACGCTTGCCCCCGTGTCCCCCGCCCATGCTGCATTGCTCAATGATGCCTGGGACTTTGGGGGCAACTTGTGGAGCCTGCGCTACCTGGAGATGCTGATTCGGTGCTTCCCTAGCGCCTGCTTGCTGGGCCCTGATGGGCACCCTGTCTCCTGGACCCTCACTGACCCTcttgcctgcctgtcccatggcTACACCCTCCCCGCTTATCGTGGGCAGCGCTGCCAGGGCGTGGTGCTGGGTGCGCTGGTGGGGCAGCTCCATGCTCAGGGCTTCCCCGCCTTCTGCGGGGTGCTGCCTGAGAACAAGCCCTCCCTGCGTGCCCTGCACGGCCTCGGCTTCTGCAACCAGCCTGGGGTCTTATACCTGATGGTCCTGAAACCAGACCCCACCTTGGCATCCGGGCACTAG
- the CLCF1 gene encoding cardiotrophin-like cytokine factor 1 isoform X2: MLYVAGEISGDSWGIFAFLCAALWNLPAVPALNNTDEAGAGQSIQKTYDLTRYLEHQLRTLAGTYLNYLGPPFNEPDFNPPRMTRAEMVPSATVDFELWRSLNDNARLAANYRAYTHLLCYLRGMDGQVAKADLRKSLGHFCSSLQGLVVSIAGVMSSLGYPLPGSLGSTDPAWAHGPGPISPHNDFLKKMDDFWLLKELQTWLWRSAKDFNRLKKKVPPAAVTLRLEAQGF; this comes from the exons GAGATTCTTGGGGGATCTTTGCCTTCCTGTGTGCTGCGCTCTGGAACCTGCCTGCGGTCCCTGCCCTCAACAACACAGAcgaggcaggtgctggccagtCCATCCAGAAGACATACGACCTCACCAGGTACCTGGAACACCAGCTTCGCACGCTTGCCGGCACCTAT TTGAATTACCTCGGGCCGCCCTTCAATGAGCCGGACTTCAACCCTCCCCGGATGACAAGGGCCGAGATGGTGCCCAGTGCAACGGTGGACTTTGAGCTGTGGCGCAGTCTGAATGACAATGCCCGGCTGGCAGCTAACTACAGGGCCTACACACACTTGTTATGCTACCTGCGTGGCATGGATGGGCAGGTGGCCAAGGCTGACCTGCGCAAAAGCCTGGGCCACTtctgctccagcctgcaggggctaGTGGTGAGCATCGCAGGTGTCATGTCCTCACTAGGCTATCCGCTGCCTGGCTCACTGGGCAGTACTGACCCTGCCTGGGCCCACGGGCCGGGGCCTATCAGCCCGCACAACGACTTCCTCAAGAAGATGGATGACTTCTGGCTGCTCAAGGAGCTGCAAACCTGGCTGTGGCGCTCAGCCAAGGACTTCAACCGCCTCAAAAAGAAGGTGCCCCCTGCTGCCGTCACGCTGCGCCTCGAGGCACAGGGCTTCTGA
- the CLCF1 gene encoding cardiotrophin-like cytokine factor 1 isoform X3 has protein sequence MDFRAGDSWGIFAFLCAALWNLPAVPALNNTDEAGAGQSIQKTYDLTRYLEHQLRTLAGTYLNYLGPPFNEPDFNPPRMTRAEMVPSATVDFELWRSLNDNARLAANYRAYTHLLCYLRGMDGQVAKADLRKSLGHFCSSLQGLVVSIAGVMSSLGYPLPGSLGSTDPAWAHGPGPISPHNDFLKKMDDFWLLKELQTWLWRSAKDFNRLKKKVPPAAVTLRLEAQGF, from the exons GAGATTCTTGGGGGATCTTTGCCTTCCTGTGTGCTGCGCTCTGGAACCTGCCTGCGGTCCCTGCCCTCAACAACACAGAcgaggcaggtgctggccagtCCATCCAGAAGACATACGACCTCACCAGGTACCTGGAACACCAGCTTCGCACGCTTGCCGGCACCTAT TTGAATTACCTCGGGCCGCCCTTCAATGAGCCGGACTTCAACCCTCCCCGGATGACAAGGGCCGAGATGGTGCCCAGTGCAACGGTGGACTTTGAGCTGTGGCGCAGTCTGAATGACAATGCCCGGCTGGCAGCTAACTACAGGGCCTACACACACTTGTTATGCTACCTGCGTGGCATGGATGGGCAGGTGGCCAAGGCTGACCTGCGCAAAAGCCTGGGCCACTtctgctccagcctgcaggggctaGTGGTGAGCATCGCAGGTGTCATGTCCTCACTAGGCTATCCGCTGCCTGGCTCACTGGGCAGTACTGACCCTGCCTGGGCCCACGGGCCGGGGCCTATCAGCCCGCACAACGACTTCCTCAAGAAGATGGATGACTTCTGGCTGCTCAAGGAGCTGCAAACCTGGCTGTGGCGCTCAGCCAAGGACTTCAACCGCCTCAAAAAGAAGGTGCCCCCTGCTGCCGTCACGCTGCGCCTCGAGGCACAGGGCTTCTGA